In one Paracoccus everestensis genomic region, the following are encoded:
- a CDS encoding DUF3422 family protein codes for MGQEIEHPLRYDLVNELHARPSPRLSAPATCAFVAFKEPRDAANRDRLRDFAHLTALTARHGGSRPDPDDSHYQGRLGRHDLKWESHTEFVTYMATTPGLPIRPFDPSAGAIFSAEWQGDAPGRRVAAVLVQIDILPENPADLLSRIENWFAKDSLTAVWVLEEAAMIAGDFRIDPDGWMRFAVFVRPDVGAGRIGRIVHRLVELETYRAMSMLGLGRSRSLSRRLNELEPRLSAIVDGMHDNARPAEAVLHELLEVSAELEAQAVQHFFRFGATKAYEAIVMDRVTALRETRFLGRQMLAEFMRRRYRPAMRTVASAEDRLRAMIERTRRAADLLRTRVDVERSAQNQALLERMDRRADLQLRLQHTVEGLSVVAISYYAVGLLSYALYPVASALGVDKAYLIAALTPVAVLIVWGAMRQVRRRLHKHGPAGDL; via the coding sequence TTGGGGCAGGAAATCGAACACCCGTTGCGATACGATCTAGTCAACGAACTGCATGCCAGGCCGTCGCCCCGCCTGTCCGCACCCGCGACCTGCGCCTTTGTGGCCTTCAAGGAACCGCGCGACGCGGCCAACCGTGACAGGCTTCGGGATTTCGCGCATCTGACCGCGCTGACGGCCCGCCACGGGGGGTCGCGTCCCGATCCCGATGACAGCCATTATCAGGGCCGACTGGGCCGCCATGACCTGAAATGGGAAAGCCATACGGAATTCGTGACCTATATGGCCACGACGCCGGGCCTGCCGATCCGGCCCTTCGATCCAAGCGCGGGCGCAATCTTTTCGGCCGAATGGCAGGGGGATGCGCCGGGGCGGCGTGTCGCCGCCGTGCTGGTCCAGATTGACATCCTGCCGGAAAATCCCGCAGACCTGCTGTCCCGGATCGAAAATTGGTTTGCCAAGGACAGCCTGACGGCCGTCTGGGTGCTGGAAGAAGCTGCGATGATCGCTGGGGATTTTCGCATCGATCCGGATGGATGGATGCGCTTTGCCGTCTTTGTGCGCCCCGATGTGGGTGCGGGGCGGATAGGGCGCATCGTGCATCGGCTGGTCGAACTGGAAACCTATCGCGCGATGTCGATGCTGGGCCTGGGCCGGTCGCGCAGCCTGTCGCGCCGGTTGAACGAACTGGAACCCCGTCTTTCCGCCATCGTGGACGGAATGCACGACAACGCCCGCCCGGCCGAGGCCGTGCTGCACGAACTGCTGGAGGTTTCCGCCGAATTGGAGGCACAGGCGGTCCAGCATTTCTTCCGCTTTGGCGCGACCAAGGCTTATGAGGCGATCGTCATGGACCGCGTAACGGCGCTGCGCGAAACGCGGTTCCTTGGCCGGCAGATGCTGGCAGAATTCATGCGCCGCCGGTACCGTCCGGCCATGCGCACCGTTGCCTCGGCCGAAGATCGGTTGCGCGCGATGATCGAACGAACCCGCCGTGCGGCCGACTTGCTGCGCACGCGGGTCGATGTTGAACGGTCTGCCCAGAACCAGGCCCTGCTGGAGCGCATGGACCGGCGCGCCGACCTGCAACTGCGCCTGCAACACACGGTCGAGGGGCTGTCGGTGGTCGCGATCAGCTATTATGCCGTGGGGCTGTTGTCCTATGCACTCTATCCGGTGGCCTCGGCCCTGGGGGTGGACAAGGCCTATCTGATCGCGGCACTGACGCCGGTCGCAGTGCTGATCGTGTGGGGGGCGATGCGGCAGGTGCGCCGCCGCCTGCACAAGCATGGTCCGGCAGGCGATTTGTGA